One Xyrauchen texanus isolate HMW12.3.18 chromosome 34, RBS_HiC_50CHRs, whole genome shotgun sequence genomic window carries:
- the lrrc8aa gene encoding leucine rich repeat containing 8 VRAC subunit Aa, whose product MIPITELRYFADTQPAYRILKPWWDVFTDYISIVMLMIAVFGGTLQVTQDKMICLPCKWVMNQTCQKLNASVPPDSEPKGIKYDLDRHQYNYVDAVCYENKLHWFAKYFPYLVLLHTLIFLACSNFWFKFPRTSSKLEHFVSILLKCFDSPWTTRALSETVVEESDPKPAGKMNGSTDKKTSSVSDQDVEASVPMLQRTKSRIEQGIVDRSETGVLDKKEGEQAKALFEKVKKFRIHVEEGDIVHHLYIRQTIIKVIQFIFIICYTVYYVHHIQFSVKCIVDIERLTGYRMYHCAHPLATLFKILACFYISLVVVYGLICMYTLYWIISRSLKRYSFESIREESSYSDIPDVKNDFAFMLHMIDQYDPLYSKRFAVFLSEVSENKLRQLNLNNEWTLEKLRQRITKNSQEKLELHLFMLSGIPDTVFDLLELEVLKLELIPDVTIPPIIAQLSNLVELWLYHTPAKIEAPALAFLRENLKSLHIKFTDIKEIPLWIYSLKNLSELHLTGNLSAENNRFIVIDGLRELKRLKVLRLKSNLTKLPQVVTDVGVHLQKLSINNEGTKLMVLNSLKKMVNLTELELLRCDLERIPHSIFSLHNLQEIDLKDNNLKTIEEIISFQHLHRLVCLKLWYNQIAYIPIQIGTLTNLERLYLNRNKIEKIPAQLFFCRKLRYLDLSHNNLTSISPDIGFLQNLQYFAVTANRIETLPPELFQCKKLRTLNLGNNCLTVLPSRFGELTGLTQLELRGNRLEGLPVELSECRLLKRSGLIVEEDLFNTFPPEVKDQLWRSDKEQA is encoded by the exons ATGATTCCCATCACTGAACTGCGGTACTTCGCTGACACACAGCCGGCATACCGAATTCTTAAACCATGGTGGGATGTGTTTACAGACTACATCTCCATTGTAATGCTGATGATCGCAGTGTTCGGTGGCACGCTGCAGGTCACGCAGGACAAAATGATTTGCCTGCCTTGCAAATGGGTCATGAACCAGACCTGCCAAAAACTCAATGCCAGCGTGCCTCCTGATTCTGAACCAAAGGGCATCAAATATGACCTCGACAGACACCAGTACAACTACGTGGATGCTGTATGTTACGAAAACAAGCTCCACTGGTTTGCAAAGTATTTCCCGTATCTGGTGTTACTCCACACACTGATTTTTCTAGCTTGTAGTAACTTCTGGTTTAAGTTTCCTCGGACCAGTTCGAAGCTGGAGCATTTCGTGTCGATTCTACTGAAATGTTTTGACTCGCCGTGGACGACGAGAGCGCTGTCTGAGACTGTGGTGGAGGAGAGTGACCCAAAACCGGCAGGGAAGATGAACGGATCGACGGACAAGAAAACATCGAGTGTCAGTGACCAGGATGTGGAGGCAAGTGTTCCGATGCTGCAAAGGACAAAGTCTCGGATTGAACAGGGCATCGTGGACCGCTCTGAGACGGGTGTCTTGGATAAGAAAGAGGGAGAGCAGGCTAAAGCACTGTTTGAaaag GTGAAGAAATTTCGTATCCACGTTGAAGAGGGAGACATCGTACACCATCTTTACATCCGCCAAACAATCATCAAAGTCATCCAGTTCATCTTTATCATCTGTTACACCGTGTACTATGTTCACCACATTCAGTTTAGCGTAAAGTGTATCGTGGACATCGAGCGGTTGACCGGTTATCGCATGTACCACTGCGCTCATCCGCTCGCGACTCTCTTTAAGATTCTGGCCTGCTTCTACATCAGTCTGGTGGTGGTTTACGGTCTCATTTGCATGTACACGCTCTACTGGATAATTAGCCGCTCGCTAAAACGCTATTCTTTCGAGTCGATCCGCGAGGAAAGCAGTTATAGCGACATTCCGGACGTGAAGAACGACTTCGCCTTCATGCTGCACATGATCGATCAGTATGACCCGCTGTACTCGAAGCGTTTCGCTGTTTTCCTGTCAGAGGTTAGCGAAAACAAACTGCGACAGCTGAACTTAAATAACGAGTGGACTCTGGAGAAACTCCGGCAGAGAATCACCAAGAACTCTCAGGAGAAACTGGAGCTGCACCTCTTCATGCTGAGCGGAATTCCGGATACAGTGTTTGACCTGCTGGAATTGGAG GTGCTGAAATTGGAACTAATCCCTGATGTAACGATCCCACCCATTATTGCTCAGCTGTCCAACCTGGTGGAGTTGTGGCTTTACCACACACCAGCCAAAATCGAGGCTCCTGCTCTGGCCTTCTTGCGAGAGAACCTCAAATCACTACACATCAAGTTCACAGACATTAAAGAGATTCCACTGTGGATCTACAGCCTGAAGAACCTCAGCGAGCTCCATCTCACTGGAAACCTCAGTGCAGAGAACAACCGATTCATCGTCATCGACGGCCTTCGAGAGCTCAAGAGGCTTAAAGTTCTGCGCCTGAAGAGCAATCTCACTAAACTGCCTCAG GTGGTGACCGATGTTGGCGTACACCTGCAGAAACTCTCCATCAATAATGAAGGAACCAAACTGATGGTTCTGAACAGCCTGAAGAAGATGGTGAACCTGACAGAGCTGGAGCTGCTGCGCTGTGATTTAGAGAGGATCCCTCACTCCATATTCAGCCTGCATAATCTACAG GAGATTGATCTGAAGGACAACAACTTGAAGACCATCGAGGAGATCATCAGCTTCCAGCATCTCCACAGACTGGTGTGTCTGAAACTCTGGTACAACCAGATCGCCTACATCCCCATCCAGATCGGCACCCTCACCAACCTGGAGCGACTCTACCTGAACCGAAACAAGATCGAGAAGATCCCAGCACAGCTGTTCTTCTGCAGGAAGCTCCGTTACCTGGATCTCAGTCACAACAACCTGACCAGCATCTCTCCGGACATCGGCTTCCTGCAGAACCTGCAGTACTTTGCAGTTACTGCCAACAGA ATCGAGACATTGCCTCCTGAGTTGTTCCAGTGTAAGAAGCTGCGGACGTTGAATCTGGGAAATAACTGCCTTACGGTGTTGCCGTCACGTTTCGGGGAGTTGACGGGCCTCACGCAGCTGGAGCTCCGCGGGAACCGGCTGGAGGGGTTACCGGTGGAGCTCTCCGAATGTCGCCTTCTCAAACGCTCTGGCTTGATCGTTGAGGAAGATCTGTTCAACACTTTTCCGCCAGAGGTCAAAGATCAGCTCTGGAGAAGCGATAAAGAACAAGCCTGA